In a genomic window of Zingiber officinale cultivar Zhangliang chromosome 9B, Zo_v1.1, whole genome shotgun sequence:
- the LOC122024376 gene encoding N-acetyl-D-glucosamine kinase-like, with protein sequence MKRYRSSEVWDFEMASPASSGSADVILGLDGSASDTVCVCISAAMPSFACRLDAPLPVLSRAVSGCSNHNSVGETTARETIEKVMAEALWKAGSNRSAVRAVCLALAGVNHPSDQERTHYWLRNIFPDHVKIFVENDAVAALASGTMGKLHGCVLIAGTGTIAYGFTEDGREARAAGAGPILGDWGSGYGISARALTAIMRAHDGRGPQTLLTYEILNMVRLSSPDELIGWTYADPSWARIAKLLPAVVSCAEAGDEVANKILHDSVLELSASVKAVVQRLELCGQDGKDYFPLVMVGGVLEENDSWDIGKEVIDSITKIYPGAHPVRPKVEPAVGAALLAWNNVTRKNYVSNIETDCDMLKCF encoded by the exons ATGAAGAGATACAGGAGCAGCGAGGTGTGGGATTTCGAGATGGCTTCTCCGGCGAGCAGCGGCAGCGCCGACGTCATCCTCGGCCTCGACGGCAGCGCCTCCGACACCGTCTGCGTCTGCATATCCGCCGCCATGCCTTCTTTCGCCTgccgcctcgatgccccgctcccCGTCCTCTCCCGCGCCGTCTCCGGATGCTCCAACCATAACTCCGTCGGAG AAACCACTGCTAGAGAAACCATAGAGAAGGTTATGGCTGAAGCCCTTTGGAAGGCAGGTTCCAATCGTTCTGCAGTTCGGGCTGTTTGTTTAGCCTTAGCCGGTGTCAATCATCCTAGTGATCAAGAAAGAACACACTACTGGCTCAG AAATATTTTCCCAGACCATGTCAAGATATTTGTAGAAAATGATGCTGTTGCGGCGTTGGCCAGTGGAACTATGGGCAAACTCCATGGATGTGTACTGATTGCCGGCACTGGTACTATTGCTTATGGCTTCACTGAAGATGGCAGAGAAGCCCGAGCTGCAGGAGCTGGACCTATTTTGGGAGATTGGGGAAG TGGCTATGGCATTTCTGCTCGAGCATTGACAGCCATAATGAGGGCTCATGATGGTCGTGGCCCTCAAACGCTACTTACATACGAGATTCTCAACATGGTTCGTCTTTCTTCGCCAGATGAACTAATTGG GTGGACATATGCAGATCCTTCATGGGCTCGTATCGCAAAACTCTTGCCAGCAGTAGTATCTTGTGCTGAAGCTGGCGATGAAGTCGCAAACAAAATTTTACACGATTCAGTCCTAGAGTTGAGTGCTAGCGTGAAAGCAGTTGTGCAGAGGCTTGAATTGTGTGGTCAAG ATGGAAAAGATTATTTTCCTCTTGTCATGGTTGGAGGAGTTCTGGAAGAAAATGACAGTTGGGACATCGGGAAAGAAGTCATCGATTCCATAACCAAGATATATCCCGGAGCTCATCCAGTTCGTCCCAAG GTGGAGCCAGCCGTCGGGGCAGCATTATTGGCTTGGAACAATGTGACCCGCAAAAACTATGTTTCCAACATTGAAACAGATTGTGATATGCTGAAGTGTTTCTGA